In one window of Bacteroidales bacterium DNA:
- the maf gene encoding septum formation protein Maf, with the protein MKFYEEIAKYKVILGSQSPRRQYLLKELGIKFDVKLKQMIQETYPEGLTGEEIPLYLARKKADAFNDELTKNMIVITADTIVWKEGQVLQKPKDQKAAFDILRSLSGMAHQVYTGVCIRSMNQRKSFYSRTDVHFKKLTDKEIWYYIDKYEPFDKAGSYGIQEWLGYIGVEKIEGSFFNVMGLPVQELYVELSDFLDKQQSKS; encoded by the coding sequence ATGAAATTCTATGAGGAGATAGCAAAATACAAGGTTATACTGGGTTCCCAGTCACCGCGCAGACAATACCTTTTAAAAGAACTTGGGATCAAGTTTGATGTCAAATTGAAGCAGATGATTCAGGAAACTTATCCCGAAGGCCTTACCGGTGAGGAGATACCCCTTTATCTGGCAAGGAAAAAAGCCGATGCCTTTAACGATGAACTGACGAAGAATATGATCGTTATCACTGCCGATACGATCGTTTGGAAAGAAGGCCAGGTATTACAGAAACCAAAGGATCAGAAAGCGGCTTTTGATATACTGCGCTCACTTTCTGGTATGGCGCATCAGGTATATACAGGTGTCTGCATCCGTTCGATGAATCAGAGGAAAAGTTTTTATTCCAGAACGGATGTTCATTTCAAAAAACTTACCGATAAAGAGATCTGGTATTATATTGATAAATACGAACCTTTCGATAAAGCCGGATCGTATGGTATTCAGGAATGGCTGGGTTACATTGGGGTAGAAAAAATTGAAGGCTCTTTCTTTAATGTCATGGGACTTCCTGTACAGGAGTTATATGTGGAGTTGAGCGATTTTCTGGACAAACAGCAATCTAAATCTTAA